ATAATGAAAAAGACCAAAAAATCAGCCTTGATGAATGGGTAGCCTATTGTAATTCTCTGATAGAAAAAAAATCTTATGAAGAAGATATTCTACCCATTACGTGTTATGTAATTCGTCTTTTTGCAGACCAAAACAAAAAAGAGAACTTTAAGATAGATAGCCAAGTATTTGAAAAATTCTTTTCTGCTTACAGTATTGATAAACAACTTGCAGTAGCTACTTTTGAAAAGTTAGATACAGAAAAGAAAGGCTATCTGACAGAAGATGAAATTACAACCTATTGGAGAGAGTTTTA
The genomic region above belongs to Bernardetia sp. and contains:
- a CDS encoding EF-hand domain-containing protein, encoding MLTPLQERKAKRMFEIFDTNKDGTIERDDFNLILNKLSEVVPFSKQSETYRGLSYLYQNRWKKMLFFADGIVDNEKDQKISLDEWVAYCNSLIEKKSYEEDILPITCYVIRLFADQNKKENFKIDSQVFEKFFSAYSIDKQLAVATFEKLDTEKKGYLTEDEITTYWREFYESDDESALGNYFFGKY